TTGAATATGATGTTAATGTCTAGGAATCACCCAAAAATTATTCTCTTGAACATCTCTAACTACCTTCGGGTAAGCTTCTTCTTCACAATCTTATTGGCATTCACAATGTGGACCAAGCTCGTTACTTGTCCGGGAAACCGATCAATTTCATGTATTTTCAAACCTTTTGAAATCTTAAAGTGCTTTTGCATGAAACGAACGTTCAATCTATCAGATAACaggttctttaaaaaaatcagtaACCATACATTACGTTTAAGTCTCGCTTGTTTCGCTCTCGCATATATCGCTCTTGCCTATTATGCTCTagccaatctcgctctctccgacCTTACTCTCATTAGTCTCGCTCTCACCTATATCGCTCTCAAAAATCTCACTCTCACCTTATCTGGCTCTAACTATAGCTCATTTTCGTCCTCAATGACGCAGAACACATGGAAACCCAAAATACAAACAGATGCGACCGATTACTAAACCCCGAAATCCATAAAACGTGCTGACCGATTCCAACCCAAAACctaaaaaaatacaacatgcaCGAAAAAGATTAAATTCACTTACCCAAGAGCTTCGAATGTCGGTAGCAGATGGACAATTTTGCAAAGCGAGATTGAACAGAACTTCCACACATAATATCGAGCGAACTTCCACACAAAAGTATCATTACattttaagagagaaatttcGTGTGGAAAAGAAAAGTGGAAGGCAATTTTGTAATCTGGTATGGCGATGACATCTGactttttctattaaaaaaaaaaggtcatttGGCATTTTAGGCCCAAATTTCCCAACAAATTACACGAGTTTAGGGCAAAATCATGAGAACCAACGAAATGAGTTTCTTCTCTAAAATGCTCCACGGTTGCTTATCCTCATCCTGAGACTCTGTTGACAGGAAGAATATTTCGGCGAAGAATCCAAAATCGGAGAAGAAATTGGTGGTGGAGTAAGGAAGCTTCGATTGAAGTGGCTAATTCTCATGTTAATTCCTATCATTCTCAATTATATTGGTGATGACGATTCAATGAGGTTTTTGTTCGGAAGGCCCTTTTTAGGACCCAAATGAAATTTGGTCCAAAAATGGCATTTTGCTTACATTAGCCATGTGCGAAATTACCATTTTGTGTTTCAGATCGTGCGTGAGGTCCTGACGCTCAAATAAAGTCTCGTTTCTTCCTCacatttcttgtttttgtttctcgCTCCTTCCTATTGTCCAGACACAACTacaaatttttcttcaatttttcctTTATTCATCATCCTCTCGTTTCTTACTCCCATCTCTCGCTTCTCGCTCTTACCTCTCAATTCCTACTCTAGTTTCTCGCTCCTTTTTCTTGTTCCTCATCTGACacaattgtaatttttttctttgatttttcccTTTGTTTTGTTTAGATTATTCATCTCACTTCTTCCTCaagtttttctctcttttgccTCTCGCTTCTCTCTCCTTTCACTTGTTTCTCATCAGACAAAACTATAAAGTTTttctttgaggaaaaaaaaaaagattgaagaacaaaaaatgaagagaaaaaaaattaaagaagaagaagaacaacaacaacaacataaaagaagaagaagaagcataAGAAGAAGaatgcaaaagaagaaaaagaagtataagcataaaaagaagaacaccgaagatgatgatgatgcaaaaaaaaaaaaagaaacgaaagaagaagaaaatgacgacacaaaacaaaacaaaaaacaaaaaaagcaaagaaaaaaaaaaggaaaaaaagaaaaagaaaaaatgttgcAAAAGGAAGAAAGGTTAAAGTGGTAATTTCATAGCATGATGACATTAGTAGAAGACCAAAAaccatttattttaaaagttgaggTCACTTTTCATTTGGGACCTATAAAGAGGCCCTCCATACAATTATTCCAAATTCGATCAATTTTGTGGAGGgagctttttttcttttcttttattttcttttgtgtgtgtgtgtaaaacatagctttttttttaaaaataacttttggtctctaaacttttgtaaaagtGACAATTTAGTTGCTTAATTTTGTTTATAACCTGTACTTTTAACTTTACAATAATTTAGTCTCTGAACTTTACTATATAGTAAGTCAGTCATTGTAtgttaaaatttgtaataatttaatccctATCGTAAAATGAATGTTATGGTTTAATGAGATTTCTTGTATAAATAAACtgataaacaaatttaagactcggtatttgataaaatatacaaagtttacatcataaaaaaaaaaaaaaaaagaaattgaagtttaattttgatttttttaatgttaggattaaattattacaaatttgaaaagacAAGAACAAAattgttatataataaaatctaatgactaaattattataaaattaaaaatataatgattAAATTGGTACAAACTAAAGTTTaatgaactaaattattatttttatcaaagtttaagattaaaatgtaattttattattatttttaacaagATGACCTATGCTTGtttgaatgaattttaaaaacttccattctattgaagaaaataaaaagtttacTTTTATCTCTTATTCTATTAAATGTGAAGTGtgaatttgttgttaaattcGGTGTGTTTTTTATCGAGCTGGAAAGTTGTTTTGTCGTTGggttaattttctatttttatttatcggCCAATTTAGgctatatttgaatttttctaagtatttaaataagttgttttcaaaatatattaaaataaatcaaaatatttaaaatatagtaaaattttactgTCTTACCCACGATAGAcggtgatattttactattatttaaaaaatatatatatttttttcataattttatcatttaaaataatttctctatttaagattcaagaaaatcattaacataACCCAAATATTATATAGACATgttataataataagaagaaagaatgaattACACCCATAAAAACGTGTAAATACTTTTTTGATCACTAGTTTTAAAATCCTTACtttaagtttaatttcaatttaatttttaaatttcgaaatattataattttatctaaatttgaattctgttttaattaatttttagatttatatttttaatcttagcttttttttctttttttttactaaatactcattttcacCTTTAATACTAATATCTATCAATTAATTTACGATAATTAATTAAGGTACACTATTTTTCaccactattaaaattaaatttgaactcttattttatgattattttaaattaatactaaCTTAGTTTAGTGGtataaatagatattttaaaaaaaaaattatctagaGAGCATTTTGGGTGGAAAATTGATACCGAATAGGGATCATCTCGAAATCTGGCCTCACTTTTCAATTCGCTCGATTTTTTGTCTTCTGATGATGTCATCTCCTATGAATTTACTACTTTAacccttcttccttcttccttcttcctcctaTCTCTCAcagatttttttctctttttcttttttccgttttttctactttcttcttcttttttttttttactttttcagtGATTTCTTATTTTTATGCGCCTTTTTTTAGtgatttcccttttttctttttcaataatttaCGTTTatgtcttctttttctctttttttttttttttctagtttttccGGCACGATTTCCTTCCCACCCTCTTTTCTTCAGTTGCTCTCCTTTTTTGGTGATTTCTTCTGTTATACtgacatcttcttcttctcgaatCAAAGACATAAGTTGGAGCGTGAAGTAGAATGAGAGGAAGAAGCGagagtgagaattcaaatgaagaggaaaaaactacaaaattaATGAGGAAGAAAcgagaggaagaaggaaaaagtcaaggaaaaaaatgaaggagAGCAATGTGAATTGAGGAACGAGATAAAGGAGCGAGAGGAAAGAGTGAAAAATCTAGACTGTGTCTAACCTTACACGCGTTTTGGAATTTAAATAGTACGTTCACACATTATCGGCATAAGTCGAAGGTCAAATTTcgagtaattttttaaaataggccAAATTTCGAGTTGCCACTATATCCATACAAATTTCCCACTTTGGGTCATCcgttaaacaaaaagaaaacccGAGCCCATGGTCCGTCCTCCCAaagtctaaaatccaaaattccacACTCTGTTGAAGAGGAAGTGTGATTATGCAAAACCGCTTCAAAAATGGTGAACTTCTTGCTTAAGATCAAAGCGGAGCTCGAGAACCTCACCAATCTTCAGCCTCAAGATGGTTGCGACGACCCAAACTTCACTTACCTTTTCAAAGTATCTCCTTAATATCATCCAATCTTGTTTTCTTCGTTCATTTGATTAATCTTTTGGaatgttttttcttctcttccatGGCATTTCTTCAATCGCTTTCTGAATTTGTAAGTTATTCACTAGAACTTGAGGAATTCGAAGTTTATATAACCTTCATAGCTGGTTTTTTATTTGCCTGCATGTTCCACTTTATCATCCTCCTCGTGCTTcgaaattataaattgtcgtttTCGGAGTTTTATCCCTGCAATCGATTCGAGGACATCATATTTGGTGATGATTCTTAGCGTCGTTCTCTTTCTTGCTGCTATTGATTGGTTGTTACCGTATTTTCCTCCTTGATTCTGTTAATTGACATTGTGTGATTATCTTATTTGTGTGATGCTTTCGATTTGAAGGTGAAATGCGGGAGATGCGGGGAGGTGAGCCAGAAAGAAACGTGCGTGACCTTGAATGAAACTATTCCTCTCCAAGCTGGTAAAGGGACTACTAATCTCGTTCAAAAGGTAATTCTCTTTTAGAGATGGTTATTTTAAGAAGATAGTCATATTCTGGAAAGTATGTAGATTAGTTATCGACATAAAGATGATCGTTCCATGGTTGATGAGAAAATGAAgggaaagagaaggaaatttctggCTCCCATACTCTTAGGTCCCAAGCAATGGAGAGGCGTTTGTAGGAGACGGTGTGGTTGTGCCCTAATAAGTAATAACCATTAGAAGTACATGTAGATCTGAAATACGTTTTGTAATTCCAATTTAATTTATCCTGTGGTATAAACTAGTAGCCATATTATGGTGGCCtcatttcaattaattttcaaaagattcgTAGTAGTAGGATCCAACACTTCTGGATGACTTGTTCTTAACTCTTTTGACACTTGAGGCCAACTTGGACGTAGTTCAACTAGTTAAGACATATCTCAACTAAAAGGTCAGATATCCTAGTCCTCCACCCTCACTTGTTGccaaactaaaaacaaaattgacgCTCGAGATCATTAATTCTTAGTTAACCACCATGGGTTGACATAGTGTTCAGTAAGACCCCTATAAATAATAAAAGGCTTAGGGAGAACAAGTTCAAGTTGGTCCATGAGAATAGACGAGGTGTGCACAAGTCGGTCTGACATTCACatgtgaaaaaaaaagggatCACTAATACTTAGCTTATAATTTGTTTCTTACTTAAGCTGTATCcgtttgttattttaatttgattggtGTACCTTTctagaaaaatcaaataaatgtaGTTTGCCGAATTGGATTAAGTAATTTACTACAGGGTCTTTGTAAAAGTTGTGTCAATAGTCAACCTGACATGAAGATTCCAGTTTTCAAGTGATATGGAAAACGAAAATGCTAATATGTTTTCCAATATCATTTGGCCATGAAGTTATAACATTTCTCAGCATTTTGTGTTTGGTGTGAATGTCAGTTCTGAAACTAGAAACTTGTGGCGATGTTGAATGTGATATTCAGTTTACTTTCCACTTCAACTGCTCCTTTTATGGGTATgctgaaattatatatatttaagggAATGGcttgaaaattaaacttgatCAGTCATCAAAGATGATTGTCCGATATCAAACTATGGTTTATTTCAATTAGTAGTTTCAATCAGTTCCTTTTGCACTTAAAATAATTACCTCCAAACAACTGCAATATTCATGTCCATTTTCTTATAGTGCAAGTTCTGTGGGAGGGAGGGAACTATCACAATGATTCCAGGGCGAGGTCAACCATTGACTCAGGAAACAAGTGAATTAGGAAAGTCATCTCCCTTGATGTTATTTGACTGCAGAGGTTATGAGCCTATGGACTTCGTATTTGGACCTGGATGGAAAGCAGAATCTGTAAGTCCTCCAATTTGTATACCTTCCAACTCGTGTAATGAACGCAAAGTATTTGACATGGCCTATCTGTTTCTAAATTCCATGATCATGTATAACTTTATTTTTCTAATCAACATATATAACTTATTGATCATGCAGATTCAGAACGTTTTAGAGTTGGCATGAGACTAGAATTTCCTTCCTCTTTCTTACATTTTCTTTAGAGTTTTCTATTCTTGACTTAATAGCTCATTAAAGATGTCTGTACTTATAACCTTGATTTTGATCTAATAAATCTTTCgagtttttttcttcaaattttgatacTTACCATACTATAACAGCCCCACTGTCTGGCATTTTGGTCTAATTGAGGACTGAAAGTAATTCATGTAACCTGTGTTCTTGCAGCCTATCCTCAAACATTTAATAACTATATCAAAAATGAAGAATATGACAGTAGATACTTACCCTGTTATTTTGATCATGCTGTCTGATAGTTTGGCATAGTTTTGtataaaagttttaaaacagCTGCCTTATTTTCTTTTGCAGATAGAAGGGACTAAATTTGAGGATATTGACTTGAGTGAAGGTGAGTTTGCAGAGTATGATGAGAAGGGAGAATGCCCTGTCATGATTTCCAAATTAGAGGCCACATTTGAGTTGGTAAAGTAGGAGATAATAATACCCACATTATATCTCCCActgttaagaaaaaaaaaaatgaccatATTAAATGTGGCCCTGATCTATCAGTTCTCTTCACCTTTCTTTTTTCTGAACTAAGAATGAAGTTTGAGGAGTTGAATGAATGGTCATTATTTGCTTCCTTTTGTTGgtagttcttttttttgtttttttgttttttttttttttttttgtttccccATATATATAGCTGTGAAAGTTAGAACCCCCTTCTGGGAGGAGACTCAGGAGAGCACCCTAAAAAAGTTCCAAATTTATGCATTTAATCAAtcatattgttgaaaaatgctaaatagtttttttcttttcttttctttaaatgTTTGTTCTCCAAGTTCCAAAAGAATAGATTGAGTTGGAAATTAGAataagggttgttttcaaatataggaaaatggactaaaacatttataaattgtAGCAAAATTTTCATGTTTGATTGCTATGGACTACTATCGCGGTCTTTCATAGATAGAcggtgatattttgttattatttgttagttttcaacaattttgtgatttaaaataattttccttagaATAAacctattttaatttattttagcacttttttttattaaaataataataataataataattcactttttttaaaaaaaatattaataatttactTATTGCTATGTGTTTTTAGCAGATGATTCTCATACTTTTATTTCCCCCCTTTAACTGTTTTTCTCCGTATCTCACAACAATTTTTGTATGAGATGTTTTCGTATGAGATATGGAGATTTGAACTATGCTCGTTGATTGATAATAATTACCACTCTACAAACTGTGATATACTTCTAAATCAATCTTAATTTCACTAAAAAAGCACTCAATATCTATTattatgatttattttcaacaaaGATACAAATGAGAATAAAATCtaacaaattgaaaatttacatttttttagttcaactcAACATTTGGAGATGGAAGGCTGAAGCATTTgaacttgacttttttttttttttttttggcgaTGACATATACCTTTTAGTTAATTTCAGTTGAGAATTAAAAGTTCATTATCAAGTTAATACAATCAACTTTATTCAAATGtaaaaatgagcataactcaactgaCATATAAATGTACTATCAATCCAATCGAATTCATCCAATTGATACAAAAAggttgtcaacttaaatacaatTCAATTAAACAAGGTTAAATATTGTAATCTTCCAAATGCAATTCAATTAAACAAGGTTAAATATTATAATCTCCCCCcataaggggaaaaaaacattGTATTATGTAATGTTGATTTTATTCCCAAGTGTAGAAGAAAAGCACACAAATCCAGTAGCCAATCACTCTCGCCTGTCATTTCTTAACAACACAGCGGTGTCTCTATATCACGGGCCCCACATTCTTAAACACCTTTGCCCATTATTGGCCTTCATAGGCTTCGCCTTTGTTGGCCCCActccatcatttttcttttttttaaaatacatattttCGCTGTTTCAGTGGCTTTCCGTTTCTTTCTTCCTCGTGAATTTCCCGTCCTTTACCATTTTGGGTTAACTGCACGCTCCAATCCACGCCGTCCGATTTTCCTACATCCGTTCGATGGTTTTCGTATCCACCTGGCGCCATTGTCGCATCTTCCGCCATTAATTTTGAACGGAAACCCCCACTCCACTAAGCCTAAGAATCTTCCACTTTTGCAACGGACTGATGAACGTTAAAAAGGAAACGACGCCGTTGTTTAATACTTTAATTTGCaggattaaattttaaaatcctcTGATTcctaatattaattaaattttatgttagaTTATACCGTTTtcccatattaatcaaattttaggTTAAATAGTATACCCTTTTCAATTATGCTTCTCTagtttcatcatcttcttcttataAGTGGTGTAAGAATTTcactttttaaagaaatttcaaCTTCCACCTTAAtgcatattaatattgttgagCTATGcttgttaaaattaaatgaaaattaacaCAACAAGtaatctttaaaattttcaatgcTTGTATGCCATAATATAATGTATACAAATTGATTTTGTAAATTATTTCAACGCTCTTTTAAGTGAAGTGTATGGTATCAACATTTTTAGAGTTTTTTGTGTTGACACAAATTGgtaaaaattaacatttttaaGAGTTTAATACCATAATCAGAATTTTATCGAAGTTTTGAGATATTTTGTATAATACCATATAAATGTTAATATgtctttcaattttaaaatcattgtcctttaatatatattttttaaatcatccTTTACAACATCATCAaagttcattatttttttttttttaaggaacaTAGACAAAAACAACATAACTAAGCAAATTACACAAGTATATCACGAGACATAACCAAAGAAAACAATTCAAGATAGAGTAGAAAGAATTTCAGAATAAGGAATAGAAAGAATTAAAGACTTTTGATCCTCCAACGTTTTATGGGTacataatttaactttaaatataTAGATTTAATGTTAACATTTCAAGTATAAATTAGTAGATAAGACGTTAATTACCAATTTAAGATGGCTAATTCGACCTCCCCATCAATTATATACACTATCAAAGTTATATAGCACCTAAAAACGATATTAATGGTAGAGTGATAAAACcgatttaaaaaaaagtttaatatagaTTGAAAAACTGGTTATCcaaggatggtgtttggatgATTGAAAATGATCAAAATCTCCCCCTATAATCGCAatgtaatatttacaaaattaaatcaattaagtaTAAATAGGTTAATTAAAATtgacttttttctctctctttaaaaGACGTCAACTAAAATGAAActccaaaagttttttttttaactctctTTTTTAATGTTATATTGCATAGACCTCCTTTCatcatttagatttttgtttttttgttcttaattaaatctatttcatctacatttcttacaataatttgtatatttaaataCAAATGGTCGAATTCCCAgataaattataaagaaaaaactattttttgaaaactactttttttagttttcaaaatttgtcttgattttttaaacaaatagtAAAAGGTggataacaaaaggaataaatttggaggtaaaaatagtgttaattttaaaaa
This genomic window from Benincasa hispida cultivar B227 chromosome 4, ASM972705v1, whole genome shotgun sequence contains:
- the LOC120075202 gene encoding CXXC motif containing zinc binding protein isoform X2, producing the protein MAFLQSLSEFVKCGRCGEVSQKETCVTLNETIPLQAGKGTTNLVQKCKFCGREGTITMIPGRGQPLTQETSELGKSSPLMLFDCRGYEPMDFVFGPGWKAESIEGTKFEDIDLSEGEFAEYDEKGECPVMISKLEATFELVK
- the LOC120075202 gene encoding CXXC motif containing zinc binding protein isoform X1; translation: MVNFLLKIKAELENLTNLQPQDGCDDPNFTYLFKVKCGRCGEVSQKETCVTLNETIPLQAGKGTTNLVQKCKFCGREGTITMIPGRGQPLTQETSELGKSSPLMLFDCRGYEPMDFVFGPGWKAESIEGTKFEDIDLSEGEFAEYDEKGECPVMISKLEATFELVK